The Geoalkalibacter subterraneus genome contains the following window.
GAAAGGTGTGTCTCACGGCGCATTCGGCAGAGTGAGCAGCAGTTTCCATGGGATCCGGTAAGTCACCCAGGTCACTGGGTTCCCGCTGGAGAAATCAGATTCAGACGCACTATCACGCCAGACCTCCGCGCTTTCCGCAACGGAGAACAGGGCGGCTGTCGCCTGAATCTCAAGTCCCTTGGTGCGAACATGCTCGCATAATCCCAACTGTTTGTAGTGATCGACCCACACGACCAGCACGGCATCGACTTCCATGGGTGTCTGGGCCAGAACCGTGGCGGGTTTCTCCGTGGCAAGAGGGTCCGGCAAACTGCTGTGGGGCTGTGGCGGGCGGTCGATGCGTTTGACCAGGTAGCCTTTTTGTTCAAGAAACCGTCCCAGGTGAAAGCGCAATTGATTGGGGATATCCCGTTCGCAATAGGTCATGGGACGCTCATAAGTGCCGCCGCGGAAGATCACAGGCTGCAGGGCGACCGTTTTAATGCCGCGTGTGGCAAAGGAGGGGGCGTTGACAGGGGGCATTTCAGGTGTCGTTGCGCAGGACACCACCAGCCCGGGCAGCAGCAGAAAAAACAGATATCGGATAAAACCCCTCATAAGCGTCCTCCCATCCAGAGAAAAGAGATACCGTAAGTATCCTGATCTTTTCTTTCTCAAGTATTATATCGCAAGACGCATAAAGGACAGACGCTTGAGCCCTTTCATGGTTTGTGGGGATCTCTCGCCTTCTCCAGGTCTTCCAGGTCGATTTTGATTGCATCGGTGCTGATGGCGATTTCGTCGATTCACTGCCACAATGTAATTCATTGTCTGGTAGACTCAAAATGTTCACGACAGGGGTCAGGGTGTGCATTGCTTTTTTAACGCATTAATACCCGAAAAGGAGGCTTCCTATGTTCATCGTCACCCGCAAGGACGATAACCGTCTCGACATCGAATTTACCGGCAAGCTCGATAGCGACGCGATGCGGGCTGCTCCTGATGACCTTGTCGCCAAGGGTGAAGGGATCGAGCATGGGCGCATGTTCTATCGGATCGGTGATTTCGATATGCCTACTCTGGGTGCCATCGGGATTGAACTCTCGCGGCACAGGCCGAAGCCTGGCTTGAAGAATAAAAGAGCAGCATTTACACAGAAGGTGCGCGAGAAATTATGGAAGATGAAAAAATCAGGGTGAGGACCGAAAACGACAGGATGCTTGACGTTCATGTGGATAACAAGCGGGCGGATGGCATCTGGATCATTCTTGGTGAGGGCGTCAACAGCCTGAAGTGCAAGTTGACCCCTACGGATAACGGGCTGGCGTATGCCGGCAGCATCATGGGACGAGAGATTATCTACGAGCGCAGCGTCAAGCAGGTGCGCGAGGATCTTGCGAACCAGAGACAGCCGCAGGACAGGCTGCCGAGTTGCCCAGGGGGAAGCCGCAACCGGGGGCGGCGATGAAGATCTGGATTGATGCCGACGCCTGTCCGCGCGTGATCAAGGAAATCGTTTTCCGGGCATCCAAGAGGGTGCAGGTTCCGGTGTGCCTGGTGGCCAACACCGACCTGTCAAGATCGCATACGGCGCTGATCTCATCTGTTCGAGTGGCTGGTGACGATGATGCCGCCGACGATTATATCGTCGAACACGCAGCGGCCACCGATCTCGTGATCACAGCGGATATCCCCCTTGCAGCACGAATTGTCGCACAAAACGGGATTGCCATCGATCCGCGGGGGGAGATTTATTCAGAGGACAATATCGGCGAGCGCCTCTCCACACGCGATCTGCTGCATCAACTGCGTGAAACCGGGTTGGTCCAGGGTGGCCCGGGGCGTATGGGCGCGACGGATCGTCAGAAGTTTGCATCCGCTTTCGACCGGCTTTTGACGCAGCGGATTATTTCCAAACGCTGAAAAAGACAGGCCGGATTTCCTCGAGGAAATCCGGCCTGTTTTTTTTTTATATCAATGGGGCGGTCTCTGTTTAACAGATCTCCTAAGATGCCTAAAAGATTTAGGTATGTAGGAGGGCTTTCTGTGACGTACCCCCAATCGTACCCCAAATCTTAAATGCCGAAATGGAAAACCGATCACTTCATCTCACTCCTTGGAACCCCCCGGTTCACTTCCTTGGTTCAATTCAACCCCAAACGGTTGAACTTTGCAGCGAGCAACCGCCACAAAGCCGCTCAATACCTGCGTTTGTGACATGGTTCAATAATTGGTTCAATAGATTCAACGCCAGGTTTTCAACCAACAACAGCGGACAAATTTTAAATAGCTGGTATGCTTATTGAGTTGCTTTTTTTCTATATTCTTGAATTGATCAACCATCCCGGCGGGGGCCTCATGACTTTTCTGATAGATCCCATCTCGTAGTCCATTGTCGACTTAAAACAGTTGTAGTTAAAAGCCAGTCTTCTGCACCAGGTACGAATGAAGTGATGCCGATCAGTAGCATGTTGATTTAAGCTTTAGCAATTCATCGTCCAGTCCGTACCGAACCACCTCGATGCGCTCGCATCGCTGTGAGACAAAATCACCGCTCATCACAGGAATTTGGAATGGAAAGAACGCCGGGTTGTTTTGGAGCATCCCCAATGTGCCCTTGGCATCCGGGTTGGCCTGTAAAGCAGATTCAAAAATCAGAATGGCCGCGTTAGCATCGGTGATGTTTATGGATGTGGCTTTTTCATAACACCCCTTGGATTCGGAATCTTTCAGAACTCCCCATGCAACAAAGGACCGTATCACATAACGTGTATAGCGGCTAACGGTCTGCCGATCGCCATATTGCTCTTTTAAACGGCCGGTGATCTGTATCTGGGTCACCTGGTCTTGAAGTGCCAGCAAGCGACCAGTCTGTCTGGCGACATTCAACCAGAACGGATAGACGGCCGAAACCATCCCCCAATGAACCGGCAGACTCATGGACGGATTATCACGAAGAATCGCCAGTGAAGCATCCCGAAAAGGAAGCAGTTCTGAATCAGGAGAGACCCAGATCTTCATCAGATTGTTGACGACAAAGGTCCGGGTCTGATCACTTCGTTCGCCTTCGGAGCCGTTGCCTTTTCGATCCGCGAGGAACTCATGCAGCTCCTGGCGGATGGTTTTGGCGTCGAGTCCCGCCAGCAGCAGATTGGCTGCTTTCTGCATCCACTCGAAACGAATCGCCTGCTTGATGCCAATGGCTTCGTGTCTTTTGCCCATCACCGTGTCCTCCTTTCAAACTTCACAAGGGGCACGATGACTTCTTCGATGGCTACACCGCCGTGACCTACGATGGCATCTCCCGGGTTCACGAATGCGTCGCGGCCACCGGCCACCAGGGGAAAATAATCTGCGGGCAATCCGACCGGCTGCCACTCGTGGGCAAACGGGAAGGCCCCAGCCACCTGAGCTCGGAGTTCCGGCGTGGGATAGACACGAACACGCTCGCCGCGAGTTTCGGCAATCACACCTTCAGACGGTCGGCCTTTGCCTTCGCATTGGATGTTGCCGTGATCGGCCGTCAGCCAGACCTCATAGCCGTAATCCAGCAGTTGGCCGACCATCGCGGAAAGAAATCCTGCATGGCACCACTGCTTGATCTGGTTGTGCATCCCGGCCGAACCGAGTTGCATGCCGTGCATGATTTTGTCCACTTTATCCACGACCAGCCCCACCACCTTGGTCTTCCCGGGGTGGATTGCGGAGTCGAGGACGCCCGCAGCATCGCCGTCGCCAAGGCCGCGCTGGTAGGCGACATCGAGCCGGGACAGGCCATGGCCTTCCCAGAACTGTTTCCAGAGTTTCTCTTCGCTGTTGGTCGAGTTGATGGATGACGGGAAATAGAGCGGCGGCTTGCCCGAGAAGATCGATTGCCGCGATACCGAGGTCAGCGTCGGAACCCAGGCGAAGGTCGCGGATTCGCGCATGACCAGATTGGCATCCTGTTTTTGCAGAAGCTGGCGGATGGTCACCCACTGATCCAGGGCCAGACCATCAACCACGATCAACGCGGCACGGCTATTGCCGGAGTCCTCGATATCCCGGGCCAGGCGGCGCGGCACATGGTGCAGCATGGCCGGATTCGTCGGCGGCAAGTTGATCAAGCTGGAATAGTGGTCGGCCAACCAACCCAAAAAAAGATTGTTGATTTTCGATTGCAGATTTTTGAATTGAAGGAGGTTGTCACTCGCCCCTCGTCCCTCACCCCTCGCGACTGAACTTGACAGTTCGGCCCATTTCAATGCAAAGGCGGTCCAGTCCGAGTAACGCGCTTCCGCAGTGGGCAGTTCCTTCTCGACAAGGCCAAACAAGCGAGAGATCCGTAGCTCGTCATCGTCCACGCCGGACGTGGCGATGCCGCTTCGAACCCAGGACCCGGCATCCACTTCAATGCCTTTGGCCTCGACAG
Protein-coding sequences here:
- a CDS encoding YaiI/YqxD family protein encodes the protein MKIWIDADACPRVIKEIVFRASKRVQVPVCLVANTDLSRSHTALISSVRVAGDDDAADDYIVEHAAATDLVITADIPLAARIVAQNGIAIDPRGEIYSEDNIGERLSTRDLLHQLRETGLVQGGPGRMGATDRQKFASAFDRLLTQRIISKR
- the pglZ gene encoding BREX-3 system phosphatase PglZ, yielding MSSWRDAILNDFVPNVSKLTLVADPDCLLTEEKLALELRGRGFDLIEFSDPVEFRYAYESKYRSIWDRGEHTDLVVVLRLQDAELESLPYDLLQAGRKLSFNLGDLFPNLSYPVIEKLDRSLLDSLFEAQRKSPPDRMGDNATKDFILRHVFGIAAELIGGEVELLRALLRLHYGKIKLPQILADRLIQSLQIAPRPSSLTPDFKAWPLSEIVPDDEAFFAFLQERWPLFLSRLGSAHQVREDSPDQWAGQPIGTSRSDALAVRAMDGEHQYGLKYPGPDRLPFDHQDIKVYIDNLFLEGKLTPVEAKGIEVDAGSWVRSGIATSGVDDDELRISRLFGLVEKELPTAEARYSDWTAFALKWAELSSSVARGEGRGASDNLLQFKNLQSKINNLFLGWLADHYSSLINLPPTNPAMLHHVPRRLARDIEDSGNSRAALIVVDGLALDQWVTIRQLLQKQDANLVMRESATFAWVPTLTSVSRQSIFSGKPPLYFPSSINSTNSEEKLWKQFWEGHGLSRLDVAYQRGLGDGDAAGVLDSAIHPGKTKVVGLVVDKVDKIMHGMQLGSAGMHNQIKQWCHAGFLSAMVGQLLDYGYEVWLTADHGNIQCEGKGRPSEGVIAETRGERVRVYPTPELRAQVAGAFPFAHEWQPVGLPADYFPLVAGGRDAFVNPGDAIVGHGGVAIEEVIVPLVKFERRTR